In one Pseudomonas sp. Bout1 genomic region, the following are encoded:
- the pyk gene encoding pyruvate kinase: MTPDKKVKILATLGPATDSIDDIRELVEAGVNIFRLNFSHGDHADHAQRYQWIRQVERQLNYPLGILMDLQGPKLRVGRFAEGKVQLIRGQALRLDLDPTPGDQRRVNLPHPEIIAALQPGMDLLLDDGKLRLRVITKHADAIDTTVLNGGELSDRKGVNVPQALLELSPLTAKDRRDLSFGLELGVDWVALSFVQRPEDIREARELIGDKAFLMAKIEKPSAVKHLREIAELSDAIMVARGDLGVEVPAESVPQIQKDIIGICRQLGKPVVVATQMLESMRFSPAPTRAEVTDVANAVAEGADAVMLSAETASGEYPLEAVLMMSKIIRQVENGPDYQTQLDVSRPKADATVSDAISCAIRRISSILPVAVLVNYSESGTSSLRAARERPAVPILNLTPNLSTARRLSLAWGVHSVVNDRLRQVDEVCSTALEIAQAQGMAQRGDTLVITAGVPFGQPGSTNSLRIETLI, encoded by the coding sequence ATGACGCCTGACAAGAAGGTCAAAATCCTCGCCACGCTGGGCCCGGCCACCGACAGCATCGACGACATCCGCGAGCTGGTGGAAGCCGGGGTGAACATCTTCCGCCTGAACTTCAGCCATGGCGATCACGCCGACCATGCCCAGCGCTACCAGTGGATTCGCCAGGTGGAGCGCCAGCTGAACTACCCACTTGGCATCCTGATGGACCTGCAAGGGCCGAAACTGCGGGTTGGACGTTTTGCCGAGGGCAAGGTGCAACTGATTCGCGGCCAGGCCCTGCGCCTGGACCTGGACCCAACGCCCGGCGACCAACGGCGAGTCAACCTGCCGCACCCGGAAATCATCGCGGCCCTGCAGCCCGGCATGGACCTGTTGCTGGACGACGGCAAGCTGCGCCTGCGGGTGATCACCAAGCACGCCGACGCCATCGACACCACCGTGCTCAACGGCGGCGAACTGTCGGACCGCAAAGGCGTTAACGTACCCCAGGCGTTGCTGGAACTCAGCCCGCTGACGGCCAAGGATCGCCGCGACCTGAGCTTCGGCCTGGAGCTGGGTGTGGACTGGGTCGCACTGTCGTTTGTGCAACGCCCGGAAGATATCCGTGAAGCCCGCGAGTTGATCGGCGACAAGGCGTTCCTGATGGCCAAGATCGAGAAGCCGTCGGCAGTGAAACACCTGCGGGAAATCGCCGAACTGAGCGACGCGATCATGGTCGCCAGAGGGGATCTGGGTGTGGAAGTGCCGGCGGAAAGCGTGCCGCAAATCCAGAAGGACATCATTGGGATCTGCCGCCAATTGGGCAAACCGGTGGTGGTGGCCACGCAGATGCTCGAATCCATGCGCTTCTCCCCGGCGCCGACCCGTGCCGAAGTCACCGACGTGGCCAATGCGGTGGCTGAAGGTGCGGACGCGGTGATGCTCTCGGCGGAAACTGCTTCCGGTGAATACCCGCTGGAAGCTGTGCTGATGATGAGCAAGATCATTCGCCAGGTGGAAAACGGCCCGGACTATCAAACCCAGCTGGACGTCAGCCGGCCCAAGGCGGATGCCACGGTGTCGGACGCCATCAGCTGCGCGATTCGCCGTATCAGCAGCATCCTGCCGGTGGCGGTGCTGGTGAACTACAGCGAATCCGGCACCTCCAGCCTGCGGGCCGCACGGGAACGGCCGGCAGTGCCGATCCTGAACCTGACGCCGAACCTGTCCACGGCGCGGCGCCTGAGCCTGGCGTGGGGCGTGCACTCGGTGGTGAATGACCGGCTGCGGCAGGTGGATGAGGTGTGCTCCACGGCGCTGGAGATTGCCCAGGCCCAAGGCATGGCGCAGCGTGGGGATACGCTGGTGATTACCGCTGGCGTGCCGTTCGGGCAGCCGGGGTCGACCAATTCGCTGCGTATCGAGACGTTGATCTAG
- a CDS encoding urea transporter, whose protein sequence is MPNQPCPDWAEALLNGFSQIFLQRHPLCGLLCLLAILIGAPALLGGALLGGVAGLLTAQRRGYPKAERQAGLYSYNGILLGLLISQHFTWSALLPPLILACGGLSAILTRQWLKRAAKPDDLPAYTAPFVVLGWLLLGTSTPAAFAASEPDTWALLCAPFTGLAQVILLNQPLAGLLIALGLLLASRRAAGWALAGASLGVLVALLMDEPASALLGLHSYNPALAALALSQHRRQPWLPLTGILLAIILTPGFTGLNLPALTAPFILATWLVRAGHRVMHKARMDSPFESP, encoded by the coding sequence ATGCCCAACCAACCCTGCCCCGACTGGGCCGAAGCCCTGCTCAACGGCTTCAGCCAAATATTCCTGCAGCGCCACCCGCTGTGTGGCCTGCTCTGCCTGCTGGCGATCCTGATCGGCGCCCCGGCCCTGCTCGGCGGCGCACTGCTGGGCGGCGTCGCCGGCTTGCTGACCGCCCAACGCCGCGGCTATCCCAAGGCCGAGCGCCAGGCTGGCCTCTATAGCTACAACGGCATTCTGCTCGGTTTGCTGATCAGCCAGCACTTCACTTGGTCGGCACTCTTGCCACCGTTGATCCTCGCGTGCGGCGGACTCAGTGCGATCCTCACCCGCCAGTGGCTCAAACGCGCCGCCAAACCTGATGACCTGCCTGCCTACACTGCGCCCTTTGTGGTACTCGGCTGGCTGCTGCTCGGCACATCCACACCCGCCGCCTTTGCCGCCAGCGAACCTGACACCTGGGCGCTGCTCTGCGCGCCCTTCACAGGCCTTGCCCAAGTCATCCTGCTGAACCAACCCCTGGCCGGCCTGTTGATCGCCCTCGGCTTGCTGCTCGCCAGCCGCCGCGCCGCAGGGTGGGCGCTGGCCGGCGCCAGCCTGGGTGTGCTGGTCGCCCTGCTGATGGACGAACCCGCCAGCGCCCTCCTCGGCCTGCACAGCTATAACCCGGCGCTGGCAGCCCTGGCCCTCAGCCAGCATCGCCGCCAACCCTGGCTGCCGCTGACAGGTATTCTGCTGGCGATCATCCTCACCCCGGGCTTCACCGGCCTGAACCTGCCCGCGTTGACCGCTCCGTTTATCCTCGCCACCTGGCTGGTGCGCGCCGGCCATCGGGTGATGCACAAAGCCCGCATGGACAGCCCGTTCGAATCCCCCTAG
- a CDS encoding ion transporter — MDSNKHWRERLYVMVFQSDTPAGRRFDSTLLLIILASLVIVILDSIQAVHDNYANVLAYIEWGFTIIFAIEYGLRLYCSPKPLRYAFSFYGLVDLLAIVPGILALYYSDAQYLLIIRIIRMLRIFRVLKLSPYLKQANYLMSALRGSKQKIVVFLLSVCTLVTVFGTLMYVIEGPEHGFTSIPKGIYWAIVTLTTVGFGDIVPKTPLGQVISSLVMITGYSIIAVPTGIFTAELANAMRGEQLQTDCPVCKKDSHEPNAAFCSRCGNGLFKKVE; from the coding sequence ATGGACAGCAACAAGCACTGGCGTGAACGTCTCTACGTCATGGTTTTCCAAAGCGACACCCCGGCCGGTCGACGCTTCGACAGCACCTTGCTGCTGATCATCCTCGCCAGCCTGGTGATTGTGATCCTCGACAGCATCCAGGCGGTCCACGACAACTACGCGAATGTGCTGGCCTATATCGAGTGGGGCTTTACCATCATCTTCGCCATCGAGTACGGGCTGCGGCTGTATTGCTCGCCCAAGCCGTTGCGCTACGCCTTCAGCTTTTATGGGCTGGTGGATTTACTGGCGATCGTGCCCGGGATTTTGGCGCTGTATTACAGCGACGCGCAGTACCTGCTGATTATCCGGATCATCCGGATGCTGCGGATCTTTCGCGTACTCAAGTTGAGCCCCTATTTGAAACAGGCTAATTACCTGATGTCGGCGCTGCGGGGCAGCAAGCAGAAGATCGTGGTGTTCTTGCTCAGCGTCTGCACCCTGGTCACGGTGTTCGGCACCTTGATGTACGTCATCGAGGGCCCGGAACATGGCTTTACCAGCATTCCCAAGGGCATCTACTGGGCGATCGTCACCCTGACCACCGTGGGCTTTGGCGATATCGTGCCGAAAACCCCGCTGGGCCAGGTGATTTCGTCGCTGGTGATGATCACCGGTTACTCGATCATCGCCGTGCCCACCGGGATCTTTACGGCCGAGCTGGCCAACGCCATGCGTGGCGAGCAACTGCAAACGGATTGCCCCGTGTGCAAGAAAGACAGCCATGAGCCCAATGCTGCGTTCTGCTCGCGTTGTGGCAATGGGCTTTTCAAGAAAGTGGAATAA
- a CDS encoding sulfate ABC transporter substrate-binding protein, with protein MKKLVSASLLAAGLALAGAVQAAPVTLLNVSYDVMRDFYKDYNAAFQKHWAAEHPDDKLTLQMSFGGSSKQARSVIDGLPADVITMNMATDINALADNGKLVPDNWVTRLPNNSAPFTSATVFIVRKGNPKALKDWPDLLKDGVQVIVPNPKTSGNGRYTYLSAWGYVLKNGGDEEKAKKFVGDLFKHAPVLDTGGRAATTTFMTNQIGDVLVTFENEAEMIAREFGRDQFEVIYPSVSAEAEPPVSVVDKVVEKKGTRVAAEEYLKYLWSPEGQEIAANNYLRPRDPKVLAKYTDRFPKVDFLSVEKTFGDWRTVQKTHFNDGGVFDQIYSGQ; from the coding sequence GTGAAAAAACTCGTTAGCGCCTCTCTCCTGGCCGCCGGCCTCGCACTGGCGGGCGCGGTCCAGGCCGCCCCGGTTACCCTGCTCAACGTCTCCTACGACGTGATGCGCGACTTCTACAAAGACTACAACGCCGCCTTCCAGAAGCACTGGGCGGCCGAGCATCCGGACGACAAGCTGACCCTGCAGATGTCTTTCGGTGGTTCGAGCAAACAGGCGCGCTCGGTGATCGACGGCCTGCCGGCTGACGTGATCACCATGAACATGGCCACCGACATCAACGCCCTGGCAGACAACGGCAAACTGGTGCCGGACAACTGGGTCACCCGCCTGCCGAACAACAGCGCGCCGTTCACCTCGGCCACGGTGTTTATCGTGCGCAAAGGCAACCCGAAAGCCCTGAAAGACTGGCCGGATCTGCTCAAGGATGGCGTGCAGGTCATCGTGCCCAACCCGAAAACCTCCGGTAACGGCCGCTACACCTACCTGTCGGCCTGGGGTTATGTGCTGAAAAATGGCGGTGACGAGGAGAAAGCCAAGAAGTTCGTCGGCGACCTGTTCAAACACGCGCCCGTGCTGGACACCGGTGGCCGTGCCGCCACCACCACGTTCATGACCAACCAGATCGGCGACGTGCTGGTAACGTTTGAGAACGAAGCGGAAATGATCGCCCGTGAATTCGGCCGTGATCAGTTCGAAGTGATCTACCCAAGCGTCTCCGCTGAAGCCGAGCCGCCGGTGTCTGTGGTCGACAAGGTTGTCGAGAAGAAAGGCACCCGCGTGGCTGCCGAGGAATACCTGAAGTACCTGTGGTCGCCGGAAGGCCAGGAAATTGCCGCCAACAACTACCTGCGTCCACGTGACCCGAAAGTGCTGGCCAAATACACCGACCGTTTCCCGAAAGTCGACTTCCTGTCGGTCGAGAAGACCTTTGGTGACTGGCGCACCGTGCAGAAGACCCACTTCAATGATGGCGGGGTTTTTGACCAGATCTATTCCGGTCAATAA
- a CDS encoding DUF5666 domain-containing protein yields MKTTFNKMFLASSLAALMTVGVAQAQDAPRVGVRGAITAMDGDAMHVKVKSGEDVTVHLTKDTLVRAVTLARIEDIKPGSYIGSAAMPNADGTLTALEVHVFPPAMAGTGDGHRAFDLKEGSSMTNGTVGDLVVSNGRTLTVKYKGGEQKIVVPEDVPIVNLEPGDRSLLKPGVKVVMFAAKDVDGSVTAQAISAGKDGVTPPM; encoded by the coding sequence ATGAAGACAACATTCAACAAAATGTTCCTGGCCTCAAGCCTGGCCGCACTGATGACCGTGGGCGTTGCCCAGGCCCAGGATGCCCCACGCGTGGGCGTGCGGGGCGCAATCACCGCGATGGACGGCGATGCGATGCACGTCAAGGTAAAGAGCGGTGAAGACGTCACCGTGCACCTGACCAAGGACACCCTGGTGCGCGCCGTTACCCTGGCCAGGATTGAAGACATCAAGCCTGGCAGTTATATCGGTTCGGCGGCCATGCCCAATGCCGATGGCACCCTGACGGCGCTGGAAGTGCACGTGTTTCCACCGGCCATGGCCGGTACCGGCGACGGGCACCGGGCGTTCGACCTGAAGGAAGGCAGCAGCATGACCAACGGCACCGTGGGTGACCTGGTGGTGAGCAATGGCCGCACGTTGACCGTGAAGTACAAGGGCGGCGAGCAGAAGATCGTGGTGCCGGAAGATGTGCCGATCGTCAACCTGGAACCGGGTGATCGCAGCTTGCTCAAGCCGGGGGTGAAGGTGGTGATGTTTGCGGCGAAGGACGTGGACGGGAGCGTGACGGCCCAGGCAATTTCTGCGGGTAAGGATGGCGTGACACCGCCGATGTAA
- a CDS encoding MFS transporter, with the protein MNATPHATNTMTRGMVMLFAFCCGAIVANIYYAQPIIELIAPDIGLTPAMASLIVSLTQIGYALGLFFLVPLGDLLENRRLMIITTVVAIASLLGAAFTEQPNLFLLVSLLIGFSSVSVQILIPLAAHLAPAESRGRVVGSIMGGLLLGILLARPVSSVVADHFGWRAMFMAAAALMAFISVVLMLTIPKRQPDHSASYRQLLGSLGTLLRRQPVLRQRAFYQGCMFATFSLFWTAAPLELSRNHGLSQSQIALFALVGALGAIAAPIAGRLADAGHTHRASLLAMLFAALSFLPAFVHPLYSVIGLAVTGVVLDFCVQMNMVLGQRAIYALDANSRSRLNALYMTSIFIGGAFGSAIASSVYEHGGWLGVMLVGSAFPLVALLRFLSASRQVAVATA; encoded by the coding sequence ATGAACGCCACGCCCCACGCTACAAACACCATGACCCGAGGCATGGTGATGCTGTTTGCGTTCTGTTGCGGCGCCATCGTCGCCAACATCTACTACGCGCAACCGATCATCGAGCTGATCGCCCCGGACATCGGCCTCACACCGGCCATGGCCAGCCTGATCGTGTCCCTGACCCAGATCGGCTATGCACTGGGCCTGTTCTTCCTGGTGCCATTGGGCGACCTGCTGGAAAACCGCCGGCTGATGATCATCACCACCGTGGTGGCCATCGCCAGCCTGCTGGGTGCGGCGTTCACCGAACAGCCGAACCTGTTCCTGCTGGTGTCGCTGCTGATCGGCTTCAGTTCAGTGTCGGTACAAATCCTGATTCCGCTGGCAGCGCACCTGGCGCCGGCTGAATCCCGTGGCCGGGTGGTCGGCAGCATCATGGGCGGTTTGCTGCTGGGTATCCTGCTGGCGCGGCCCGTGTCCAGCGTGGTGGCAGACCACTTTGGCTGGCGCGCAATGTTCATGGCGGCCGCCGCACTGATGGCGTTCATCAGCGTGGTGTTGATGCTGACTATCCCCAAGCGCCAACCGGATCACTCCGCCAGTTACCGCCAGTTGCTGGGCTCGCTGGGCACCTTGCTGCGTCGCCAACCCGTACTGCGCCAGCGGGCGTTTTACCAGGGCTGCATGTTCGCCACCTTCAGCCTGTTCTGGACCGCTGCCCCGCTGGAGTTGTCCCGCAACCATGGCCTGAGCCAAAGCCAGATCGCCCTGTTTGCCCTGGTGGGTGCCTTGGGCGCCATCGCCGCGCCCATTGCCGGGCGCCTGGCGGATGCCGGTCACACCCATCGCGCTTCATTGCTGGCGATGTTGTTTGCCGCACTGAGCTTCCTGCCGGCCTTCGTGCACCCGCTGTACAGCGTGATCGGCCTGGCGGTGACCGGCGTGGTCCTGGACTTCTGCGTGCAGATGAACATGGTCCTTGGCCAGCGCGCCATCTACGCCCTCGACGCCAACAGCCGCAGCCGGCTGAACGCGCTCTACATGACCAGCATCTTCATCGGCGGCGCCTTCGGCTCGGCGATTGCCAGCAGCGTGTATGAACATGGCGGCTGGCTGGGCGTTATGCTGGTGGGCAGCGCATTCCCGCTGGTGGCGTTATTGCGCTTCCTGAGTGCATCGCGGCAAGTGGCAGTTGCAACCGCCTGA
- a CDS encoding cytochrome P450, which yields MTPLEAATHQDPYDYYARLRRHDELLFDEGLGLWIASTARRVEAVLAHPDCRVRPLHEPVPSSIAGSAAGRVFAALMRMNDGAGHRCPRAIIEPALATVNIADVVAQAIGPVDNLNLFMFTFPVSVIASLLGVPREHLQEVAGLTRDFVACLSPLSSDARLRDANAGASRLREVFSAVLEDTTLRAHIRRRYEASEWQDPEALIANLIGLLSQTCEASAGLIGNTLVALHRRPGLLEEIQRTPTLAGALVEEVARYDSPVQNTRRFVARRCTIGDRILEAGDTVLVLLASANRDPAANPAPDSFLLERTQRRLFSFGAGHHQCPGQHLALNIAAHAIRALLSLQPATLAGSLAFSYWPSLNGRIPCFQTSSKTAVSQTREFCA from the coding sequence ATGACACCGCTGGAAGCCGCGACCCATCAAGACCCCTATGATTATTACGCACGCCTGAGGCGCCACGACGAACTGCTGTTCGATGAAGGTCTCGGCTTATGGATAGCCAGCACTGCCAGAAGGGTCGAGGCCGTTCTGGCGCATCCTGATTGTCGTGTGCGTCCGTTGCATGAACCAGTGCCTTCGTCTATTGCAGGCAGCGCAGCGGGACGGGTTTTTGCAGCGTTGATGCGTATGAATGATGGCGCAGGTCATCGGTGCCCCAGGGCGATAATCGAGCCGGCGCTGGCCACGGTGAACATTGCGGATGTTGTGGCGCAGGCCATCGGGCCCGTCGATAACCTGAACCTGTTCATGTTTACGTTTCCCGTGTCGGTGATCGCGTCGCTGTTGGGCGTTCCTCGCGAACATCTGCAAGAAGTCGCTGGGCTGACGCGGGACTTTGTTGCCTGCCTTTCGCCCCTCAGCAGTGACGCCCGGCTGCGTGATGCCAATGCCGGTGCGAGCCGGCTGCGGGAAGTCTTCAGCGCAGTGTTGGAGGACACAACGTTGCGGGCCCACATCCGCCGCCGCTACGAAGCCAGCGAGTGGCAAGACCCTGAGGCACTGATCGCGAACCTGATCGGGCTGCTCTCACAGACCTGCGAAGCCAGCGCGGGGTTGATCGGCAATACGCTGGTTGCACTGCATCGACGGCCTGGGCTGCTTGAAGAAATTCAGCGCACGCCCACCCTCGCCGGTGCGTTGGTAGAGGAGGTAGCCCGCTACGATTCGCCAGTGCAAAACACCCGGCGATTTGTGGCCAGGCGCTGCACAATCGGTGACAGGATTCTGGAGGCTGGAGATACCGTGCTGGTGCTGCTGGCTTCGGCCAACCGGGACCCGGCGGCGAACCCGGCTCCTGATAGTTTTTTGCTTGAGCGAACCCAGCGGCGACTCTTCAGTTTTGGTGCCGGGCACCATCAGTGCCCAGGGCAGCACCTTGCCTTGAACATCGCCGCGCATGCTATTCGAGCGCTGCTGAGTCTTCAGCCAGCGACGCTCGCGGGTTCTCTTGCATTCAGCTATTGGCCGTCGCTTAACGGCCGCATCCCTTGCTTTCAAACATCCAGTAAAACAGCCGTCAGTCAGACCCGCGAATTCTGTGCCTGA
- a CDS encoding helix-turn-helix transcriptional regulator, producing MNAHNDDSAISKVAGAIAEPARTKMLCALMDGHARTSTEMAVIAQVSASTASAHLSRLKKDGLVKLHTQGRHRYYSLAGPHIALVIEALMVISQNASSTFVATTPSRLQFARTCYDHMAGTLAVRLHDHFIESGWLIGDGTYQLTADGEKAMSELGIDVDVLRAQRRRFACSCLDWSMRRPHLAGALGAALLHSIINRKWVTQDLDSRALGLTPKGRKELACRFGIEAST from the coding sequence ATGAATGCTCACAACGATGACTCTGCCATTTCCAAGGTAGCCGGTGCGATTGCTGAACCGGCGAGGACCAAAATGCTCTGCGCGCTGATGGACGGCCATGCGCGCACGAGCACTGAGATGGCGGTGATTGCCCAAGTCAGTGCTTCCACCGCCAGCGCCCACCTGTCCAGGCTCAAGAAAGACGGGCTGGTCAAACTGCACACCCAAGGCCGGCATCGCTACTACAGCCTGGCGGGCCCGCATATCGCGCTGGTGATTGAGGCGTTGATGGTGATCAGCCAAAACGCCTCAAGCACGTTTGTTGCAACCACGCCCAGCCGATTGCAGTTCGCCCGGACCTGCTACGACCACATGGCCGGGACGTTGGCAGTACGGCTGCATGACCATTTCATCGAGTCTGGCTGGCTGATCGGCGACGGAACCTACCAACTCACAGCCGACGGCGAAAAAGCGATGTCTGAATTGGGTATTGATGTGGACGTGCTTCGCGCCCAGCGGCGTCGTTTTGCGTGTTCGTGCCTGGACTGGAGCATGCGCCGCCCGCACCTGGCCGGCGCGTTGGGAGCGGCTTTGCTGCACAGCATCATCAACCGCAAATGGGTCACCCAGGACCTGGATAGCCGAGCCCTTGGGCTAACCCCCAAGGGACGCAAGGAACTGGCTTGCCGATTCGGGATTGAAGCGAGCACGTAG
- a CDS encoding M10 family metallopeptidase C-terminal domain-containing protein → MDERFSTQQKVSIRMALQAWSDVTNIKFKENATGVDGSLNIIADPNTNDGLAGLPNEYYGDVTATIGTRNASNPRQGDNFSRVVIHELGHALGLDHPADYESATTYECSAYVQDTKANSVMSYWSETKQAAHDFKWNQPSVPMKDDIAAIQKLYGSNLQTRNTDTTYGFNSNTDRKHLSLNSPRDEPVFTVWDGGGNDTLDFSGFHQHQLINLNAEAFSDVGGLRGNVAIAKGVAVENGIGGAGNDVVIGNQMGNRIKGGGGADKLTGGGGEDVFVYDEVDESTLKWPDEILDFTSGTDKIDLSGVLKKANLNSLDVVERFTGRPGEIILSHNPSTGQGSLSLDVMGNGIADVFIKSHGAVRRGDVLTGGPSNPAVTNPELTPEPGPEAEVTPEPDEFNFDTVYGFNSNTCNPAMSLVPGSGAPRFTVKDSHGYDTLDFSGFKQAQRVDLRAGAASSVGGQLDNVVIDRNTTVESGIGGSGNDLMIGNSVNNDIIGGAGGDTLWGVGGANTFIYTAASDSHYDNPDMIMDFVSGRDRIDLRALKAEANVSLRLVDTYTGRIGDTVVKYNHQSDRFFVGVDLTGNRRTDFLVKSTRLVKPSDVVGLSVK, encoded by the coding sequence ATGGATGAACGCTTTTCTACGCAACAGAAAGTGTCCATTCGCATGGCCTTGCAAGCCTGGTCGGACGTGACCAATATCAAGTTTAAAGAGAACGCCACCGGTGTGGACGGTTCATTAAATATCATTGCAGACCCCAACACTAACGATGGGTTGGCGGGACTTCCTAATGAATATTACGGCGATGTTACAGCAACAATCGGAACCAGAAATGCCTCTAATCCACGCCAGGGAGATAACTTTTCAAGGGTGGTCATTCATGAGTTGGGGCACGCGCTGGGCCTTGACCATCCGGCAGATTACGAAAGTGCGACTACCTATGAATGTTCAGCCTATGTACAGGACACTAAGGCTAATAGTGTCATGAGCTACTGGTCTGAAACCAAACAAGCTGCTCATGATTTTAAATGGAACCAACCGTCAGTGCCTATGAAGGATGATATTGCGGCTATTCAGAAACTCTACGGTTCCAATCTGCAGACGCGCAACACGGATACTACTTATGGCTTCAACTCCAATACTGATCGTAAGCACTTGAGTCTCAACTCGCCAAGGGATGAGCCGGTATTTACCGTCTGGGATGGAGGCGGCAATGATACGTTGGACTTTTCGGGCTTTCACCAGCACCAGTTGATCAACCTCAACGCTGAAGCGTTCTCCGATGTGGGAGGGCTGCGAGGGAATGTCGCCATCGCCAAGGGGGTTGCCGTGGAAAACGGCATCGGTGGGGCCGGTAACGATGTGGTGATTGGCAATCAAATGGGCAACAGGATCAAGGGCGGTGGCGGCGCAGATAAATTAACGGGCGGCGGCGGCGAAGACGTTTTTGTCTACGACGAGGTCGATGAATCCACCCTCAAGTGGCCGGACGAAATTCTTGATTTCACCAGTGGCACGGACAAGATTGACCTCTCGGGCGTGCTTAAAAAGGCCAACCTTAATAGTCTGGATGTCGTGGAGCGTTTTACCGGTCGGCCGGGTGAGATAATCCTCAGTCACAACCCTTCAACCGGCCAGGGCAGCCTTAGCCTTGACGTGATGGGTAACGGCATCGCCGACGTATTCATCAAAAGCCACGGGGCTGTTCGGCGGGGCGACGTTTTAACCGGTGGGCCCTCCAATCCGGCAGTGACGAATCCAGAACTAACACCGGAGCCGGGACCCGAGGCAGAGGTAACGCCAGAACCCGACGAATTCAACTTCGACACTGTCTACGGCTTCAACTCCAACACCTGCAATCCGGCCATGAGTCTGGTACCCGGGAGCGGTGCCCCAAGGTTTACCGTAAAAGACTCCCACGGTTACGACACGTTGGACTTTTCCGGGTTTAAACAAGCCCAGAGAGTCGACCTGCGTGCTGGGGCCGCCTCCAGCGTGGGGGGCCAGCTAGACAATGTTGTGATCGACAGAAACACCACCGTAGAGAGCGGCATCGGCGGCTCCGGTAACGACCTGATGATTGGCAACAGTGTCAACAACGACATCATCGGCGGCGCAGGCGGCGACACGCTTTGGGGGGTGGGTGGTGCGAACACGTTCATCTATACGGCCGCCAGTGACTCACACTATGACAACCCGGACATGATCATGGACTTTGTGAGTGGCAGAGACCGGATAGACCTGCGCGCCTTGAAGGCCGAGGCCAACGTATCTTTGCGACTGGTAGATACCTATACCGGCCGTATTGGCGATACGGTGGTGAAATACAATCACCAGAGTGATCGATTCTTCGTGGGTGTGGACCTCACCGGAAACCGCCGCACGGACTTCCTTGTTAAAAGCACCCGCCTGGTAAAACCCTCAGATGTGGTCGGTTTGTCGGTTAAATAA
- the phnP gene encoding phosphonate metabolism protein PhnP, whose amino-acid sequence MRLTLLGTGDARQVPVYGCECAACGLARSDQSLRRRPCSALIECGDQRWLIDSGLPDLTERFPPRSFTGILQTHYHADHAQGLLHLRWGQGLVIPVHGPVDPEGLSDLYKHPGILDFSQPFGEFETRRFGELNVTALPLLHSKPTLGYLLEGEGRRIAYLTDTVGLPPATRDWLQREPLDVLVLDCSMPPQPQAPRNHNDLTLALQCIEEVGAQLGVLTHVGHTLDAWLLQHRRELPRHVTVAWDGRVL is encoded by the coding sequence ATGCGCCTGACGCTGCTGGGCACCGGCGATGCACGGCAAGTCCCGGTGTATGGCTGTGAGTGCGCCGCCTGTGGCCTGGCGCGCAGTGACCAGAGCCTGCGCCGCCGCCCGTGCAGCGCGTTGATCGAGTGCGGCGACCAGCGTTGGTTAATCGACAGCGGCTTGCCCGACCTCACCGAGCGTTTCCCGCCGCGCAGTTTCACCGGGATTCTTCAGACTCACTACCACGCCGACCATGCGCAAGGTTTGCTGCATTTGCGCTGGGGGCAAGGGCTGGTGATCCCGGTGCATGGGCCGGTGGATCCCGAAGGTTTGTCGGACCTGTACAAGCACCCCGGCATCCTGGATTTCAGCCAGCCGTTCGGCGAGTTTGAAACCCGCCGGTTTGGTGAGCTGAACGTCACGGCATTACCGCTGCTGCATTCCAAGCCTACGCTGGGTTATTTGCTGGAGGGCGAGGGGCGGCGTATCGCCTACCTCACCGACACCGTCGGCCTGCCGCCCGCCACCCGCGACTGGCTGCAACGCGAGCCGCTGGATGTGCTGGTGCTTGATTGCTCGATGCCGCCGCAACCGCAGGCACCGCGCAATCACAATGACCTGACGCTGGCCTTGCAGTGCATTGAGGAGGTGGGCGCGCAATTGGGGGTGCTGACCCATGTGGGGCACACGCTGGATGCGTGGTTGTTGCAGCATCGGCGGGAGTTGCCGCGGCATGTGACGGTTGCCTGGGACGGCCGGGTGCTGTAG